The nucleotide window GTTTTCATCATGGTGGAATGAAGGAAGTGACTCACTCCAAAGAGATACTCTTTCGGCTTTAGTGGATAATGACTTTGGTCTTGGGGGACACATTCCCAAGGGCCGCCAAATACTTACCATGAGCATTCAAGGTTTCGTTGAAACAAAGACCCACTCATTTTCCCATATACCCCATGAATATGACAGCCGAACACCAGTGTCAGGCAGAAGGAACCGCAACATGCTCCCATCGCCAAATTCTGATGCAACATTTGTGATGAACCTTCAGCCAGATGGAGCAGCACACTGAGAACTACTGAGGTACAGAAATGCAAATCATTTCCAGAGCAAAACAATCTAGGGTGGGAACCGCAGAAGGCCGGGTTTGAATAGATGCTACTTTTGAGAAAGAGATGAGGGCTTCTTCAAGGAAATGTTGATAGATCAATATAAAATTATGGTCAGAGACATAGAGGAGAACTGGGGGGGGGCTGCGAAGTGTGTCTAGGATTCTCAGCGACctccctgatttttaattagcagTCCCAATGATTTTGATTACCTGTGTTTCTCCACTTGGAGCCAATGAACTCCAAAGATACCCCTTCTGTCTTGCACATAAGATCTCGCCATAAAGTGTCATTCAATTATTAATTATATGGAACATATATGAAATGTCCCTCATTGCTGGTGGTCCCTGCCTCAGGCAAGAGCTGAGCTGAGTTTTAGCTAGGGTCTCATTCTGTGTGCTTGATGCAACCCATGCATAACCCTACCTGGTCACCCTTTTTTGTTGATCAGGCAGACCAAATGCCTATTGAGTCCTCCATTTCCCCTACAGTGGCCAGTCagttgcctatgagaagcccacaagcaggacacaagcCCAGCACCACCTCTCCACTTGTGCTCTGCAGTAaggggcattcagaggcatggtgcttctgacactggaggtaatatatagccatcctggccagtagccattaatagccttatcatCCCTGATTCTTTGTCTGTTCTGAAATTGTCACTTTCAAGCTGTCCACATTAGTGGCCACCACAACATCTTGTGGAGCAAATTTGTgcggtgtgaagaagtatttccttttgtctgttctgaatcctccaacattcagctttgttgaaCAACCCCAGATTCTAGTatcatgatggggggggggactgtctgttttctccacaccatgcataattttattcaccTCTGCCGTGTCCCCTCTTCCTCACCTTTTCTTCTAACTAAAAAGCCCTGaaagttgtaacctttcctctttcaacaagccttttaagtagagaccttatcccagtctgcatctgttttggaactgctttttaagatgttttaaatattttttataaaaaatatgttttatttttaagatgttttgtttttagatgttttaagattttttagtgATTTGTCTCTTGTTTACCGCTGCTTCTGGGAGGGGCAcaatagaaattattattattattattattattattattattattattattattattattattattgttattattattgttattattatgcaAGTTACTCtggccccttgatcatttggttgcccttttctgccatTGTTCAGTTCTATGATATCCTTTTTTTATGTGAAACAACCAAAACTGTGCACAACAGAATAAAATctatggttgcaccatagatttgtctaAAGGCACTGTGACATGAGCTGGTTGTGATATGAGCTATCTCCTTTCAGGCAGAGGggcacaaatctgtccatttcactttcaatttctcatttttttcaagttCAGTTCCCTGCATTTCTTCATCAGTTTGGCGGAGAGGAGGTTAACAGTtaacctgaaaattcatcagcattttagtgctcatttctcctaatatatacattttagtatggaatttcccctaatatgcatggctttgcaagcaatttccccttgtaatgcatttctgtatgctattttcactaagatatccatttgtaggcacactttcccctaatatatgcatcatGTACACATTCTtttggcatcacaaaattcagagaactgtgagTTTCAGAGGATAGCTgcctttcagtttgtgtattgtttctggAAGCgcaaattatgtaattaattaattaggtgattaatgcaaactgaatctactttctcccccatccctgtttttaAGCATAAATTcctaggctcaatccctggcatctccagttaaaagcatCAGGTCTAGGGCAGCCCAGATACAAgttgctgaaattccttctttgcCACCATGAAATGTGCAGGAGCCCGGGCCTCTTTTACATCTGACAACTAGGGCTGTGCAGAGTCCCCCTGATCCAATTCAGGGCCTGATTCGATACTTCAGAGTGACCCCAATCCAACCCAGGATGATCTGGGGCAGATTTAGTCCAGCCTAGTTTAGTTCAGGATCTGGGATTCGGGAGGATCCAGCCCTACTGACCACACAAACATAGCCCTGGTCCAGAATTGGAAAAGTGAATTAGCAGCTGGAAACACCTTCAAACAAGAAGGGAAAAGGATGGAGGGTTCTGTGGTAAGAGCAGGATGTAATTTGCAGTCACAACTTTTCCCAGAAACCTGTTTGAAAGCAGATGCTCAGCCTAGGCAGATGTGAtgattcctctgagcatatgccaaCTGCCTTCCATGAAATGACCAAGGAATCATGCCTTGCCCTTGTCCCTGCCCATAGAGTGGTCAAAAGCAAAATAGGACAGTGCCATTAATTGTTGCATGCGGAAGAGGAGATCCCAGAAAGTGTAGCTAATCATGCGGCTTCTCCTGAAATGAAATATTTTGGAAGAGGCATGGGGGTTGGCTGGAAGGAACCATTAACAGGAGCAGCCAGATACATAAGAGGGTAGGGCTCCTACATCTTTGATAGTTGCatagaagaggggatttcagcagatTCCACTTGTTTCAAAAGATGCCCTCCCATCTGCCAACTTCCTcagccttcttttttaaaaataattctgttCACTCCAACTAAGTTAATTACAAGATATTGAtatctcccccttctcccccccccaaggcatTTGGCCTCACAGGGTAGTCATCAGGATGAAATTGGGAGGGTGAGAACCATGTCTGATGTACGCCActctgagctccctggaggaaaagtgtgatgtaaatgtagtaataaaataaaataaataaataacaacactaAGACGAGAAAAACATTAAGTCAAGCCCATGTAAAGTATTTCAAAAGCAATTATTCTATCACCTGCAGAATAAGTCATTGCAAGGGGGGAAACTATTCTCCAGGTATAATATAACAAAACTCACATGCTTGACTTCAGATGAGGCATTTTACAATGGTTTTGTGTTACTAATAGGCTtttcccccccaaataatttACATGAGGCATTGGGTAAAGCACCAGTGTGTTGGTTTCTCCAGTGCCTCTCTCCGTGCCAagttaaagtaaataaataaataaaaagctcaGTGTACCATGTGGTGAAACCTATTGCCTCTGGGTCTTGGAAGGCAGATGGCTGCATGGGACTCTGTGAGAAGCTGGGAGGGGATCTCCCCTCCATTCACCCCTGTGATGATCCAGGCTTCCTGTGTCTGAGGAATAATCAAGGGGGGTTTCCCAGTGCCCTCGGAGGTAAAAAGGGATTGATATTCAGACCTCAGCAGAaccagccctaccaggaggcaaAGTGAAGTCACCATCACAGGAGCCCGGtgctgaggaggagaaggaggagcccctctgcctcttcctcctgatctctctccccaccctccagccattcccctctgttgggAGGACAGAGCTATGAATGCGACATGGCCAGTCCTGGCCCCctgagctagcctgctgccctcaggtggggTGAAGGATGATGTCCcactgccagtgttgaagtaacagTCAACAGCCAGTCCAGTTGGAATGGAGAAGGGATGTCATCTCACGCTTCACCTCAGGCAGTCAAAATGACCCAGGCCACCGCTGCCTCAGAAGAACAAAGTGGAAACCAGTTCtgtgacaattttaaaaaatcatctataTCAGGGgtaggaaactgttttcagcccaagggccacatttccttctaggcaaccttctgaaggccacatgccagaggaaaagtgggcagagcaacaaatgcacattttacctcTATGCAGTAGGGTAGTTtccagtagtgtagcggcaaattcaactgtgcagggtcccttcatgatagtcacaccccgtcccctcacagccatgcccccaggCTTTACTGTAATTACAGAAttacagaaccagaataaaactgcagtGCACATAGGCTTCCCCCCTTCTCATTATCTCTCTCTGGAGGCTAAACAttgccagaaatgttttgatCTGAAGAATTCTGAAAAGAAGGCAAGAGTGGAGCTAGGAGTTGGGACTTACCCTAGGAGCCCATCATCATGCCACCATGGGCTccagggctcctgttgggaggaagggcaggatacaaattaaataaataaataaataaataaataatattaataataacaataacaaatcaTGAAAGGGGatttgtgtgttagctactgagaagagtcatctcagtgactgactcacctcctttcactctgattggctccaatcagcatgaaaggacaaggaagcatattatccgccaagtgagaagactcttctcagtagataacatgctcccctttcatgccaatttgCTTGTATATCGAGACCCTGATGCAGCTGTGCTCCtaaaaaaaagtaagggggctacaaccccctgtgaccctggacaactacacccctggtagtttctgcacacactcacgcATCCCtctatatcctccatccagacaagcaagaagcattatcagagttcaaggacatgatccagccagggaaaagcactgaagaagggggcaaagcaggctggggagggagtgtggtctggggagagtcccgaaGGCCAGACGGAGAGGCTCACTTTCAGCTCCTGGGCCTGATGTTCCCCATCCCGATCAGAATAGTATACAGTAGGCCCCCGCTTTGCAGTGTTCCTCTAATATGGCAGTGCCAGTGgagtgatcagctgtagcttggcgctacagctgatcagttcTCAcacacgatcagctgtagcacggggagctccagccgctgtactccagctgacagcaatcagctggagcgcgcaaggtccccgcgctacagctgatcacgcgcTGCTGTAGTGCACAATCAGCTGTAGTACGAGAGCTTCAgccaccacgctccagctgacagtgatcagctggagtgtgcgagctccccacactacagctgatcgcatgCTGCTGTAGTGCataatcagctgtagcacggggagcttgcacactacagctgatcactgtcagctggagcacggcggcTGGAGCGCGGTGGCTGGAGCTCTCATGCTACTCctacacagtagggccccgcttttcagcagtcTTTTCGGCGGGgggctggaacataacctgccatacgagtggggccctactgtgaagggaattgtgcaaaagcacaggATTACACCACTTATGCCGATGTGTTCCTGTCAAGCCACTTAACCAGAAAAAAGAGGTGCTTCTGAGGAATAAGCACATGGGGTTTAAAATGAGGAGATGGGCAGCAGTCTGAACCATTGACTGTCCACCCATCTTAACCATTTGTTTTACAGCAGAAACGTACAGGCACCAGACAGGTAGAGGATACCTTCTAGTACAGTGTGTGATTATGATTCTGTGCTTTGATTCCAGATGGAGTTGGCCAATGGGACCACAGTCCAGGAATTCATtttgctgggatttggagttggGCAGGGCAGGAAGTTCCTGCTcctcgcctttttcactgtcctctATGCGCTCACGTTGGCCGagaacatcaccatcatcacacTGGTGTTCTTCGATGTCCACCTGGCCCGTCTGCCCATGTACATCCTGCTGAGCAACTTCTCCTGGCTAGAGATGTGCTATGTGTCCACCACTGTGCCCCGGATACTCTTCGACCTGGCGCTCCCATATGGGGTCATCTCCTTCCATGCCTGCTTCCTCCAGTTCTATATGTTCTTCTCACTCGGCTACACTGAATGCTTCTTCCTCTCTGCTATGGCCTTGGATCGGTACTTGGCCATCTGTCACCCACTGCGTTACCCACAAATTATGTCTCCAAATTCCTGCTTCACCCTGGTGGCCTCTTGTTGGGTCCTTGGTTTCTTGGGATCCATTCTCCCAGTTGCCTTGATCTCCAGGTTGTCCTTCTGTGGATCCAACATCATTGATCATTTTGTGTGTGATCCTGGACCCCTTCTGTCTCTGGCCTGCCCCCCACTCAGAAATGCTGCCTCTGTCTGCCAGTTTGCCATGAACGTTCTGATTATCATAGGCAACTTATTCTTTGTCCTGCTCTCCTACGGCACCATAGTTCTCACACTGGTGAAATCCTCTGGCCGAGGGAGTCGTAGAAAGGCCTTCTCCACCATATCTTTCCACTTAGTGGTGGTGACACTTTTCTTCGGGTCAGTGGCAGGGATGTATGTAACTCCAGATGGAGAAAGCCAGTCAGAAGTCACAAAGGCGGTGACAGTTTTCTACACGGCCATTACCCCTTTTCTTAACCCTTTGATCTACTGTCTGAGGAACGATCAGGTGAAAGAGGCCCTGGGCAGGTTGCTgaggagaaaggagagagagCCAAGGGGAAAGGTGGCAGTGTAGAAAGGGAAATGAAAATAAGAAATCAAAAGCAAAACACCCAACAACACAGCTGAAAAGATAATATGATCAGAGAGACAGGTCTTCCTCTTTAGTATTGTCCAATAAGGATGTCCAAAGATGGAGCTGGGGTATGGGAGTCACACCCAACCACCACATCCTGTTACAAAAAagttctcctcttgttctgaagAACTGGAATGCAATGTTACCTTGACAGATTTCATTGGAGTGTATATTATGCAAtaaattttgaaaaataaattatCTCTTCTTATTTGAGATGACTGAATTGCGTGATTTTGGGGGGATGTtctataaaatgcaataaaattactgtGTAATCTTAAAGTCACTTATATGCAAAAgctgtgtaataaataataataaaattttatttagcagatgcccatctgtccgactgaacagacactctgggcgacgtacaatataaaatacaatataaaatacaatctgctcatatacataatcatcacattattaatatcataacatctcatctgaagaccatcttacattaatacagtgtaaaacctaacccaccccagagatcccataggtctgcctgaagagccaggtcttcaaggctcggcgaaaagtcaacagggagggggcatgccgaaggtcaaatcTTTGTGTAATGTTTATATGCAAAAGGAGACATACAAAAAATTGTTGCAGTGTGCAGTGTTCCCGTCCAcgattccagccagccagctaagcctttttccaggatactccattctgtttCTAACCTCCCTAcatttttccagattttttttcctaaagttttttttttatttctagaaATGCTATGTTATTTGTCTCAGGGCAAGTCCCATAACTTACATATGCTCGTGTCAATGTAAATGTcaaaaatatgttattaattacGTAACATTTGCAGACTTAAGAAACAACAGCAACGTGAACAAATACTGATTGCATTCTCTTaattgatttctgttcctgatcaTAGACGAAGAGGGaatctgtatgatgacctttgctgggagacagacagggggagtgtgactctgttgattcttcttgatctctcagcagctttcgataccatcgaccatggtatccttctggggagactggctgagttgggagtgggaggtactgcattgcagtggttccactcctacttggcaggccgcctccagaaggtggtgcttggggaacattac belongs to Rhineura floridana isolate rRhiFlo1 chromosome 11, rRhiFlo1.hap2, whole genome shotgun sequence and includes:
- the LOC133367411 gene encoding olfactory receptor 11G2-like, which produces MELANGTTVQEFILLGFGVGQGRKFLLLAFFTVLYALTLAENITIITLVFFDVHLARLPMYILLSNFSWLEMCYVSTTVPRILFDLALPYGVISFHACFLQFYMFFSLGYTECFFLSAMALDRYLAICHPLRYPQIMSPNSCFTLVASCWVLGFLGSILPVALISRLSFCGSNIIDHFVCDPGPLLSLACPPLRNAASVCQFAMNVLIIIGNLFFVLLSYGTIVLTLVKSSGRGSRRKAFSTISFHLVVVTLFFGSVAGMYVTPDGESQSEVTKAVTVFYTAITPFLNPLIYCLRNDQVKEALGRLLRRKEREPRGKVAV